The stretch of DNA ACAGTCTGCACAGGCACAGCGTATTTATTGCTCCTTTTTAAGTTGTCGCAACTGTTCTAAATAAAATTAAGCTACTTGTCCTGTGTTTGGAATACAAACCACCGTATTTCAGACTAAATAAAAATGGTATGAATTAGCATACGCTACACATACATTCtttgaaacagaaaatattgaaaacaaaaaactgctgATTAAGAATGTAAATACTGGTGGGAGCAAGAAACGGTCGCGTTATGGGTTTGtactttacaaatgtatatctGAACCCTGCAGTTGTGCTTTTCATTAACACTGCACGATTAGGCTTTTGCTCAAACCAAACGAAACACTTAATACAAAAACAAGTTTTTCCTCCCTTGGTAATTGCATTCCTGAcgtctgtctctttctcaggATCGCAATGGCGGAGCTTCTGCGACTGCTGCTGCGCGTGTCCGAGAAGGCCGCTAACATAGCACGCGTCTGCAGGAGGGAGGCCCCGCTATTTGAGCTCCTAATCCAGGAGAAGACTGGAGACGACAAAAACAAGAAATTTGTCCAGGACTTCAAAACGCTGGCCGACGTAGTGATACAAGAGATGATCAAACACGACGTCGTTGCCCAGGTCAGGGAATAACCGTGGTcaacatttttatgaatgattATCACTCCACATGATTTTCGAGTTGTTGACCTCATCAAACGCAAGAGGAACATAGGAATATTAAATAACTTATGAGACCTAGCCCAGCCTCGTCCTTTTCCTGCCTGTTTTCGACTTAACGTCTTAACAATGTTTTCTAGTTCCCAGAGATGAAGGGTTTTATCCATGGAGAGGAGTCCAACAAGTTTGAGAATGGACTGGGTGAGTTCTCATTCAGACTGTTTGGGAGGGGGATTCTAGGTAAGACAAAGCTGGCTGGAGCACAGCCTGTCAACCACTCAGCTGCCCTTTTAAAACTgcacataataataatggttGCAAATTTGATTAACACCCTGACAGAGCAGCTACATAGGGGCGATGTGGGTGTGATGACGTCTGTGGGAGGTAGTTATGCCCATTACTAAGATTTAACAGCATGTcgctgagggggagggggtgctcgGTACCTCGGTACCTGAGCGTGGTGATGTTTGGTATGTGAccggggatgggggggggggtttgcggCAGGATAATGCGCTACACTTCTGCCTGTGGTGCAGATCTGCAGGAGACTGCTGCCCGGTCTCTCCAGGGCAGGCACACAATACTTTTGGGTGGGTACTGCCTGCCCTCCGCCCACTCGTAGCCACACCCGTAGCCACAGTCCTGGTTGCTTGTATGTTGGTCGTGAGCCCTGTTGGCCACTTGCATCCTCAGGGGAGAGTGTCACAGTGACAGTATGCGGGACGGAGGAGGAGACGGCGGCTCTGCTGACCACCGTGCTGGACGGCCATGCGACGGCTACCGCTCTCCTGGCTGGAGCCATCCACCAAGACCTGCAGGTGAAGGACGAAGCCGCAGAGGGCCTGGAGCTGCCCCTGAACCCCAGCGACCTGGGAATATGGATCGACCCCATCGGTAATGCTGGTGGCGTGGCCATCTACGGGACAGGAAAAAGCTAGTTGCACTGGACTGCAGCCAACTCTGTCAAGGGGTGGTATGATATTACAAATGCTCTGTATAAATTGGGTTGTAATtgggttgtaattcctacatggatcaatgaatatggatgtgaatatgTAAGAGTccgcactttaacctcatatccattgtttcatttcaaatccagtgcgctggagtacagagcccagAATACATTGTCACTGCCCTaatacttagactgcactgtaatatCTGTCTGGGTGGTATCATTCTGGAAAGTTCTTGCCCTTACAGGCTGTGATGTTGGTGCCGTTTCTTAGATGCGACCAGTCAGTACATTGAGGGCCGGGAGGAGGAAGTCCAGCTCGGAGAGCTCTGTCCTTCGGGGCTCCCATGTGCCTTGGTCCTGATTGGAGCATACCTGCGGGCCAACGGGGAGCCTGTCATTGGAGTCATCAACCAACCCTTTGCTCGCAGAGATCCCTCAGGCAAATGGTGAGAATCAGGAAATCAAGAAGAAAATTACTCCTGTGCCGGCGCTCCCAGTGTGACTCAaatgtattgtaaataaaaagagTCGTGTCTATAAAAGAGCCTTCTTGACTGGGGCTACAATAGGGAGTCTGGTCATTTTCTGGTTATTCAGCAGCTTGTAATTAGCCTATCACTTGTAAATGATTCACAGCTCTCCCATGCAAGGGTTGCTCATCCTAGCAGGTGGCCTGTGGAGTAATTGGAGGCTGGTGGCTATCTACATGCTTTTCTGCCGACACACGCAGTACTAGTCTTTGCCTTACTGAATTGACAGAGAATGTTGCAGCCATGGGATGAGCTTACATTGGTGATGACAAATATTCCAGATTGCtgactgaatttaaaaaaaatctaaaatggtgCGTTTTTCTTGCAGCTGGACGGGCCGGCATTTCTGGGGGGTGTCCAGCGGGACCGTCAATGCCTCCTCCTTGCGGAGACCTGCAGGGTGCTCCTCGGCCGAGGGCGAGCTGTCGGTGGTGCTGAGCGTGAGCGAGAAGCAGGCCATGAAAGATGCGCTGGGCCCTCTCTGCGGTGGCAAGCTGATGTACGTCTCCGGTGCGGGCTACAAGATCCTGTGCGTCATCCTGGGCCTAGCGGACCTCTACGTTCTCTCAGAGGGCAGCACCTTCAAGTGGGACTCCTGCGCCCCCCATGCTATACTGAGGTCTCTGGGAGGGGGCGTGGTGAACCTTGCAGAGTGCCTCAAAGGAGGGCCTCCCACGGAACTGGACTACCACCAGCCGAGCTCCGGGCACACGGGCGCAGAGCTCTGGGCCAACCATGGCGGGATTGTGGCCTACCTGGACTCCAAGAGACTGGCGAGATTGATCGGGGCACTTTCGGGCACGATCTGAATCCTCAGGGTCCTCCATGCTGGTGTTGCGAAGGAATAGGCTGAACTGAAAAATGTAATCCTGGGGTGGGTCGGTggtttgtattttgtttggCGTTCTGTAGTAATTATTATGAGTCACTTGTATGGTGCAATCGGCGGGATGTGTGAGACGCGGCACTAGGAAGTAGGGTTGTCACCATAGTCACCGACCTTCATATCGTCGATATGGCTTTAAGAAATAACacaatatatattatatgatattatattttCTCTGTTAATAAACTAAATTGCCAATATAGAAATAAATGATAcccaaatattaaaaacagtaaataatCCAAATATTTACTCACCGGTTTATTTCTAATGAGTCttatttaaattataaataatatgcaTTATGCAGATTTTAtcctgataataataataatcataataataattggcggcacggatggcgcagtgggtagcactgccgcctcacagcaaggaggtcctgggttcgaatccccatcggccggggcctctctgtgcggagtttgcatgttctccccgtgtctgcgtgggtttcctccaggtactccggtttcctcccacagtccaaagacatgcaggttaggctgattggagagtctaaattgcccgtaggtatgagtgtgtgagtgaatggtgtgtgtgccctgcgatggactggcgacctgtccagggtgtattcctgcctttcgcccaatgtatgctgggataggctccagcccccctgcgaccctgttcaggataagcgggttcagataatggatggatggataataataatgtataatataacTATAGACAATCATATCAGTGATATCTTCAAATACCTTAGTATACAATATTATCAAACACTGTGACAACCCTACAAGGAAATATAGGCTTCTAGAGTTCAGCTGCTGCCATTCAAAAACTTTTTCTAAACTGCTTTGAATTACAAAGTGATCTATGTAAAGCAACATGGGGAAATTGTTTGTGGGCAGCTTCTGTGCCACAATGCCCGGTGTTTAGGGAAGAGGTGTGGAGACAGTGGCTTATCTAAAGTAAAGCATGTCTCCGTGTAAAACAATACCAGGATACAGAGAGGAATGAAAGGAGGTTtgactttattttaaataatttctctggCTACATCTCCATGTTTGGAGTTTTCAAAATGTGTGTACTTCTAATGAGGTGTTTTGAAACAACATTTAATTGGGGTGGTGTTTGGGTGATTAATACTTTTCAATTGAAATGGTTGCTATCTGGATAGCTCAACTTAATAGAATAAGAAGATAATAATTTCTAATATGGTATATGTTTTAGTCATATTAAATCATTGATAGGGGTATCAACTGGGCTTCTCGCTCCAATGTAGGAAATATAGGGTTATCCCAAATACAGCCTTTTCCTTCTCCGGCATCACATTCACAA from Conger conger chromosome 14, fConCon1.1, whole genome shotgun sequence encodes:
- the inpp1 gene encoding inositol polyphosphate 1-phosphatase; this translates as MAELLRLLLRVSEKAANIARVCRREAPLFELLIQEKTGDDKNKKFVQDFKTLADVVIQEMIKHDVVAQFPEMKGFIHGEESNKFENGLGESVTVTVCGTEEETAALLTTVLDGHATATALLAGAIHQDLQVKDEAAEGLELPLNPSDLGIWIDPIDATSQYIEGREEEVQLGELCPSGLPCALVLIGAYLRANGEPVIGVINQPFARRDPSGKCWTGRHFWGVSSGTVNASSLRRPAGCSSAEGELSVVLSVSEKQAMKDALGPLCGGKLMYVSGAGYKILCVILGLADLYVLSEGSTFKWDSCAPHAILRSLGGGVVNLAECLKGGPPTELDYHQPSSGHTGAELWANHGGIVAYLDSKRLARLIGALSGTI